The Spea bombifrons isolate aSpeBom1 chromosome 4, aSpeBom1.2.pri, whole genome shotgun sequence genome segment ccctcacTGCATATTAGCCTTTACTACTTCTCATAGGAGATTGTTCCATGTATCTAGTGTTCATGCCAGGATCGAAgtcttgatttttttcttttttttttttttggggggggagtaGTATATGGTTATTTTTGTgatctgttatttattttgtttgtaccCATTTGTATTGGGTGCCAAAGGTTATGCCACCTTCTCAACCAACCCCAGCAAAGTCCAGGGCATCTTCCAAAGCTGCTAAGCAGCCAGTGACACCAACTCCTGTGAAGGCTACTAAACCCATTCAGATGCCGGCAGATGACAGCTCAGAGAGCAGCGACTCAGACAGTGAGGAAGAGACAGAGGCCAAGGTATTTAATACAATGTGTTTTTAGATCTCCCTTTTCAAGTTATTCATAATCACATCTAAGCAACTCATTTTAAAATGGTGGTGAACACAGTACGTAATATCAAATGTTAATACTTCGATTGTAAACACCTCTTTCATATGGCcctcctttccctttttttcttcacaatcTGTTGTTGCACTacttatttgatatatatatatatatatatagctctgtcaTATTCCAAAGAACCTGGGTGAACTGAACAGAACAATCACAATAATTTGCTTTAatcccttcagtcccctatggacataccggcacgtccataggggattcttgggatgcgttttctggacgtaccggtacgtccataggggactgaaggggttaaatatgttgTACTCATTGCAACCTTCtaatgtcttttatttattttttttggtcagAAGATCGCAGCACCTCTTTTGGCCAGTGCAACCAAGATTTCTGCAGCTCCAACATCATTAACTGGCAGGCAAAGAAAGGTTGCAGCTACAACAAAGACTCCAGTTGTTGCATTGTTGGCAGATGGTGGTTCAGACAGCAGTGAATCATCAGAGAGTGACGAAGAGCTACCCACCAAGGTAATCTGTGCTGGAGGTGAATGTGGAGCTTTCACATTTATGCACAGGGAGGAGCTGATGAAACCTTCATTTGTGTATTCTAAAGAAAATAGTTCTTCACAAGAATTGGTTTTGTCATGTTGATGAGGTATGTTGGGGAGTTAGTTAGAAAAGTGATCAAATTATTAAAGTTTCACTGTGATTTGCGgaatacaaaacaaattgaaATGCCTGAGTTCAAactaaaagctgtttttttccctttttttttcgcTTTGCTATTTTCTGCTTTGTTCCACCGCCTACTtcatctgtgtgtttttttttttttttcttttttcctctcaaTCTTAATTGAAGATTGAAGTTGTACTTCCAGCATCCCAAGGTAAAGCCAGTACTCCTTCTGCTGCAAAACCGTCAGGAACTCCATTACCACTGGCAGGCAAGAGAGGAAAATCCACGGTACTGGTGAAAACCCCCGTCTCCACTATTCTAGCTGCAGATGATGGCTCAGACAGCAGTGACTCATCCGACAGTGATGGAGAGCTGCTTAACAAGGTATATTCACTTATGCTGAAAATTAGCTTTCTACgtgttacatttatctacacCATACTTTTCAAtacaatgattttatttttaaaaaatcactttgctccattctgtttttgttttttatatgtcCTATTTTGTTAacgttgctgtctcttacaaaGTGCTTCTTTCTATTCAGTCTGCCCCAGCAGCTCCTGTGAAGGTCCAGTCTGCGAAAAAAGCAGTCGGCAAAAAAGCGTCTGCTGTAAAACCCGGAAGTACAGGGGTTCCAGCAGCACCTGCAAAAGCACCCGAGGCAAAAAGTGATACAAACAGCAGCGACTCGAGCAGTGAGGACGAGAAGGTATACGCTTCGTTTTACAACGTATAGAGAAAGATTTGGTGCTCACGCAGTGACCGTCTGATTTGATTTGGGGCTTTAGGGTAACTTTGACATTACAGGCAAAGTTTGAAATGGGTCTTTGTGAACGTCATGCAAACTGGCAGTGCAAATTTGAGAGCATGTTTTTAATCCTGATTCCACCCCCAATAGTTCAGCAGCGTCCCAATAATGAAATTAATTCAGCAGTCTGTAATATCAGAAATCTTATTAATACCGTacttgcttgaatataagacaatgtttttttcagagcaaatgctttgaaaatcacccctcgtcttatattcgaggtagTTTTATAATGCACCATCAAATGGAGGTCTGAGTACAAGACTAAAATCCAGATTccttgcaggggacctggatcctcctctctggcagccagtgagcATCTGCACGATGAGTGCAGACatcttctgccagggcttctacgACGGAGCGCCGATgcgacatgaccttccggtgctcctcCATAGAAGCCCCTGCGGAACTTCCAGGGAGCTGCGCATCTCCACAGCTACCCGgaacttccgctggggcttctacaatGGAGTGCCGGtttcacatgaccttccgatgctcagtcatagaagccggGCAGAAGCAGAgattgtctacgtgcatcgtgcagattttcactggctgcccccactagacaccagggagtctgaagcatgggggacaagtctggggatgctcTGGGAGTGATAaattggggggtataaggcatatcacggaggcagagtggcatatagcgcgctataaggcaaatctggggcagatgtgcataactgggcaaaATACGAGCAAATACGGGACATAATCAgctaatacatttaataaagcaAAACCCTGCTTAAAACTATCTCGTCTAACttcaaataataacaacaaagtATGTGTCTGTATACAGTTTGAAAGTAAATAAGAAATTGACTAATTCTTTCCATTCCTCCTTAACTAAGATTGTGTTTTCTTTCACTTATAGACCCTGACTGCATCCTTAGAAGCTGCAACTCCTGCATCTGTACAACCAGGAAAGGTGGCCAAAGGAAGGGGAGCAAACACCCCCAAAGCTGCCGTAACAGCAAACCCAACAGCTAATGTGAGCTTAAGCAGTAGCAGTTCAGATAATGAGTCTGAGGTACTGTAGGCATCTCGCTTCTTGAGGCTGATATGTGAGGGACCTATTTTGGATAATACAAGTGATTGGTTTTAATCCCATAATCTTTAAGACTTTAAGTCAGTTGCAGTGTAAACCCCAGTTGTATTTTGGTCTTGAATTTGACAGAATATGTCTAAGACACTTAATGCCAAATGACTCGGTAAATGTCTGGGCTCCCAATTGgtataaaaaatctaattaagaTTGCTTCTTTCATTAGTAGtctaaattacattaaattgcAGCACGCCAGAGCAATGAGCGAGTGTTACCAACCACATTACAAGCAAGTGTTTGTCAGGTCAAGAAGATACACATTTCAATAGCGTGTAGCCCTTTTATGTTCGGTGCAGTAAATTTGAGCTGTATTTTTGGTGAATTAGGGGTTTGCTTGACCACAGTGAGGATTATGGATTTGGCGACCTATGTAACTGCTGTAAGGAAAGCAGATCACAGCCTTGCAGCAAAAAAATTATCGTCTGATTCATCAGGCAGTGAAGAGCCAAGTGTGCAGCATTTgcttaaacacaaaatgcaacaCTGAATGTGAATTAAGACTAGTCACAGAACTAGACATGAGAATGCACAAACGCAATGGATTGACCCTCTACTTGAATGTAAAAGCAATGAGGTGCTGATTGTGGTTGTTTTCTTACTGCAGAAGGGAATCAGTCAGGTCTCTGCAATCAAAAGTCCTGTCGGAGCATCAGCTACCGGTAAGCAAAATCAGATCTGTTTTTCAACTTCTGGAGATGGTATAAAACACCATGGGTTATGAATAAAAAGCAGCATTATTCCAAGGGTTACAATGGTGAAAAGACCATAGCACCAGTTccacattttatacatataaaccTCTGCCCTCTACGAATTGTACAAAGCATACcggttgttttgtttttagagcACGGTTTTATTAAGTGATGTAGACTgtatttgatctttttttttttctaatttttttttcttgggaaCAGCACAGAACAAGTCAGCCGGTTCACCAGAAGACACAAGTGACAGTGACTTAGACAACTCCCAGGTAATTTCCTGCTTCAGACTGCCCTTTAACACAACTAgcatttacaacatttttttttccccctacatCTTCACCTATTCAAAATTTTAGTTTGTAAAGCATACGTTGTATAGTCTTATAACATTGTTTCAAACAAGCACTTTCATTCTAAATAGTGCAAAAAGAACTTTTATAGTAACTAACGTATCTTAACGTATACACTAACTTCTGTTAAATATCAACTGAGAGAAATTGCAGAGCCCTTGGAAGTTTCTTGATACTGTCCATGCTTTCTGGgggggtttgtttgtttttttaccaagtTGTTCATGAATATGAAAAATACCATCTAAGCTATACAATGCTGTTAATGAACGCTTATTACTTTGTCCTTGTTATTTTCTTAGGTTTTGATCCAGCCTCCATTGGCCACAAAAGCTTCCTTGCCCCAATCAAAACAGCCCAAAAAGTTAAAGAACAAAGAGGCTTTAGCTCCCAGCAACAAACAGAAGAAATCCTCAAAAACCAAGCTTCCGACTGCAACAGCACCAAGCCAACTTCCAAGTGAGTGATAAACACCTCAAATAGGGAGCTATCCATCTATAAAATGGCTCGGCCGTGGAGAACGTCATGAccgacaaaatatttttttcttacagtgtTTGAATCTGAAGAAGAAACCGTTCTAGCTCTCTTGGATGGAAGGAGTCCAAAGaaaaacaaggggaaaaaatctgGATCGAAAAAAACTTCAGATGGCAGCTTAGCTGGTGCCTCTGTGGCCGCTGGACAGTATACAAGTAGTCTGGTTTCAATGGGTCCAGGTACAGAAGATAAAAGTGGAGTTGAAGCCACAGTAACGGCGAGTATGTCACCGCTAGCAGTGGCTCCAATTCCCACCCTACCGGTGTCTGAGAAGACCAAAACCAGTAAAAAACGAAAGGTACCAACCGAGGATGGAGTTGCCAAAAAGAAAGCCAAGGTTGACAAGAAGGCAAAAAAGGAAGGGAAGAAGGAAAAGAAGAAGTCCAAGTTAGTGGAGGGAGAAGCTGGGCTGTTGACACCAAAAACCAAATCCTCCAAAAAGAGTGAAAAGAAGTCTGAGAAATCTGATAAAAAGTCAAAGAAAAGTATGTATTTTTGATTTGGTTTAGGCCAAGGTTTTGGGTGGTatgtgaaacaaacaaaaagtatttttacaattatttagtCAGTCTTCTCGAACCTGCAGATTTTCTTTTCTCATAGAATTTAGTGTCTGTTTAATTTATGTGTATAGATAGTCTGTACTTATGTGAAATGTGAAAATgctttgtacatttattttagtcAGTGTTGCTTTGCTTTAAAAGGCGAGTGAAGGCTtcgtatatattatttatttgattattatttttctaggtTTACAAAAAGTATACCTTGAGCACCAGGGGTGATATGCCTGccatttaaagaaaatctaTAGAATAATAGTAGATCATGTGTAATCAATGTACCAAAGGTTAATTTCATTAGAAAAAGGCGTTCAGACGTAGCACCCAAATGAAAGTGAACAAAGTAGGAGTGATTTATGTCAAGAGTGAAGAAAAACCATGCGCAATCTTTTTTGATTTATCAGTTCTGTGTACAGGATCTCACAATATGAGAATAAAAATTCACATGACAATCTGATTTTgtgattttgcctttttttatcgAAACTTGTTAGATGTACCAGTCCAGTGATTCTGTGAGATTTCATTGAAATTGGTTTTATTCTAGTGTTTCAGAGACAAATAATGTCTCAGTGGCGAGTTTCAGTAAGTaatgtataagtatatgtgtgtaacaattgtgtgtgttttagctgTCAGTGGTTTGTAGTAAACATAACGCTGTCTGTGCACTTCTTGtggtatttatatgtatttttcttttccagaaAAGAAAGATTCGAAAGATaagaaaaaggaaggaaagaagaaatCTCTTGGGACAACAGCGCCAGTTGAGGGTCTTCCCAGTCCTGGGTTGGGCCTGGCCTCTAAGCCTAAGAAAAAGGTAAAGTGAGGGTGAAATGTTGGAAATATATTTGTACTGATGAGTCTGACCTGCTGACTGtt includes the following:
- the LOC128491318 gene encoding nucleolar and coiled-body phosphoprotein 1-like gives rise to the protein MGQFLVDVVTPPQPTLAKYKVSSKASKKPMSSTPLKVSSPIQKPANDSSESSSSDSKEMTGAKVMPPSQPTPAKSRASSKAAKQPVTPTPVKATKPIQMPADDSSESSDSDSEEETEAKKIAAPLLASATKISAAPTSLTGRQRKVAATTKTPVVALLADGGSDSSESSESDEELPTKIEVVLPASQGKASTPSAAKPSGTPLPLAGKRGKSTVLVKTPVSTILAADDGSDSSDSSDSDGELLNKSAPAAPVKVQSAKKAVGKKASAVKPGSTGVPAAPAKAPEAKSDTNSSDSSSEDEKTLTASLEAATPASVQPGKVAKGRGANTPKAAVTANPTANKGISQVSAIKSPVGASATAQNKSAGSPEDTSDSDLDNSQVLIQPPLATKASLPQSKQPKKLKNKEALAPSNKQKKSSKTKLPTATAPSQLPMFESEEETVLALLDGRSPKKNKGKKSGSKKTSDGSLAGASVAAGQYTSSLVSMGPGTEDKSGVEATVTASMSPLAVAPIPTLPVSEKTKTSKKRKVPTEDGVAKKKAKVDKKAKKEGKKEKKKSKLVEGEAGLLTPKTKSSKKSEKKSEKSDKKSKKKKKDSKDKKKEGKKKSLGTTAPVEGLPSPGLGLASKPKKKKKTKAEKM